The Thermothielavioides terrestris NRRL 8126 chromosome 2, complete sequence genome includes a region encoding these proteins:
- a CDS encoding glycoside hydrolase family 3 protein (CAZy_ID 269835), whose product MARDETKKGLLQDTEGRPPDSDGHESDSDLEATDYLDREPADQPRSFSAPTPRKQWWIIRCLGRRSRCCIGTLAVVIAVFIFLSAGGAFVFKKYQEEPPYGQSPPWYPTPKGGIAQSWAASYEKAAKLVGKMTLAEKVNVTTGTGWQMGLAVGTNGPAVHVGFPQLQLQDGPLGIRFADNITAFPAGITVGATWNRQLMFARGKAHAIEARGKGINVLLGPCVGPLGRMPAGGRNWEGFGADPYLQGVAGAETIRGIQSEGVMATIKHFIANEQEHFRQPWEWGLPHAISANIDDRTLHELYAWPFADAVKAGVASVMCSYNMVNNSYACGNSKLLNGILKDELGFQGFVMSDWLAQRSGVSTALAGLDMTMPGDGLRWANGESLWGPQLTKAVLNGSVPVDRLNDMVTRIVAAWYQLGQDDETKFPRQPPNFSSWTDDRLGVLAPGSPSPQDEVVVNEFVDVQANHSIIAREVAAQGTVLLKNEGLLPISRQGLDESKLEARRRVVEQSTGKRHDGKFKVGVFGEDAGPGHGPNYCKDRACNQGTLGSGWGSGAVEFPYLVSPIEALRKQFDSSKVELHEFLTNKPLIASNDKATVDDLDLCIVFANADSGEGFVKWDDVSGDRPNLALQSGGDDLIVDVASKCGGGNADVIVVIHAVGPVLMERWVELPNIKAVLLANLPGQESGNALADVLFGDSNPSGHLPYTIGKSLADYGPGGQVLYTPNGVVPQQTFSEGLYIDYRYFDKHSIEPRFEFGFGLSYTTFTLSNLRVTPRKNKSALPAPRPSPAAEPPSYPTTIPSKDEALLPAGFRKLDKYIYPYLSPEDEIETGAYPYPDGYDTVQPPSGAGGDEGGNPDLWAIYVDVAVDVKNDGPVAGAVVPQLYLEYPAKEGVDFPVRVLRGFDKVYLNPGEIKTVHFGLTRRDLSYWDVMEQNWVMVTEGQYTFRVGQSSRDLVLDGKW is encoded by the exons ATGGCTCGCGACGAGACAAAGAAGGGGCTCCTTCAGGACACCGAAGGACGGCCGCCGGACAGCGACGGCCACGAATCAGACTCGGACCTCGAAGCGACTGACTACCTCGACCGTGAACCCGCCGACCAGCCCCGCTCATTCTCCGCGCCGACCCCCCGGAAACAATGGTGGATCATACGCTGCCtgggccgccgcagccgttGTTGTATCGGCACCTTGGCTGTTGTCATCGCCGTGTTCATCTTcctcagcgccggcggcgcgttTGTGTTCAAGAAATACCAGGAAGAGCCCCCCTACGGCCAGTCACCACCGTGGTATCCTACCCCCAAGGGCGGTATTGCCCAGAGCTGGGCGGCCAGCTACGAAAAGGCGGCCAAGTTGGTCGGCAAGATGACTCTGGCAGAAAAGGTCAACGTCACGACTGGCACGGGATGGCAAATGGGGCTGGCCGTCGGCACGAATGGGCCCGCCGTCCACGTCGGCTTCCCGCAGTTGCAACTACAGGACGGCCCATTGGGCATTCGGTTCGCCGATAACATCACGGCGTTCCCAGCGGGCATCACTGTCGGCGCCACGTGGAACCGGCAGCTGATGTTTGCCCGTGGCAAGGCGCACGCCATTGAGGCGCGCGGGAAGGGCATCAACGTGCTCCTGGGCCCTTGTGTCGGGCCGCTCGGCCGCATgcccgctggcggccgcAACTGGGAGGGTTTTGGAGCGGATCCCTACCTCCAAGGCGTGGCGGGCGCCGAGACCATCCGGGGCATCCAGAGCGAGGGCGTCATGGCCACCATCAAGCACTTCATCGCCAACGAGCAGGAGCACTTCCGGCAGCCGTGGGAATGGGGCCTGCCGCACGCCATCAGCGCCAACATCGACGACCGCACGCTGCACGAGTTGTACGCCTGGCcgttcgccgacgccgtgaAGGCCGGCGTGGCCTCCGTCATGTGCTCGTACAACATGGTGAACAACTCCTACGCCTGCGGCAACAGCAAGCTGCTCAACGGCATCCTCAAGGACGAGCTCGGCTTCCAGGGCTTCGTCATGAGCGATTGGCTGGCTCAGCGGTCCGGCGTGTCGACGGCGCTTGCCGGCCTGGACATGACCATGCCGGGTGACGGGCTGAGATGGGCCAATGGCGAGTCGTTGTGGGGCCCGCAGCTGACCAAGGCTGTCCTGAACGGCAGCGTGCCCGTGGACCGGCTGAACGACATGGTAACACGCATCGTGGCGGCGTGGTatcagctcggccaggatGACGAGACCAAGTTCCCGCGTCAGCCTCCCAACTTCTCCTCGTGGACAGATGATCGCCTGGGTGTCCTGGCGCCTGGGAGCCCGAGCCCGCAGGACGAGGTCGTGGTCAACGAGTTTGTAGATGTGCAGGCCAACCACTCCATCATTGCCCGCGAGGTGGCTGCCCAGGGCACGGTGCTGCTCAAGAACGAGGGGCTGCTGCCCATCAGCCGCCAGGGACTCGACGAGTCCAAGCTAGAGGCCAGACGGAGGGTCGTCGAGCAGTCTACCGGGAAGCGACATGATGGAAAGTTCAAAGTCGGCGTGTTTGGGGAGGATGCGGGACCCGGGCACGGCCCCAACTACTGCAAAGACCGCGCCTG TAATCAAGGCACGCTCGGCTCCGGTTGGGGCTCGGGCGCCGTCGAGTTCCCCTACCTTGTCTCCCCCATCGAGGCTCTGCGCAAGCAGTTCGACAGCTCCAAGGTCGAGCTGCACGAGTTCTTGACCAACAAGCCCTTGATTGCCAGCAACGACAAGGCCACCGTCGACGACCTGGATCTGTGCATCGTGTTCGCTAACGCCGATTCGGGCGAAGGGTTCGTCAAGTGGGACGATGTGAGCGGCGATCGCCCGAATTTGGCCCTGcagagcggcggcgacgatctGATTGTTGACGTGGCATCCAAGTGCGGTGGTGGAAACGCGGATGTCATTGTTGTCATCCATGCCGTCGGCCCCGTGTTGATGGAACGGTGGGTCGAGCTGCCCAACATCAAGGCAGTGCTCCTGGCCAACCTCCCCGGTCAGGAGTCCGGAAACGCACTCGCCGATGTCCTTTTCGGCGACAGCAACCCATCAGGCCACCTCCCGTACACCATTGGCAAGTCGCTGGCCGATTATGGTCCCGGCGGGCAGGTGCTCTACACGCCCAACGGTGTCGTTCCCCAGCAGACCTTCTCTGAGGGGCTCTACATTGACTACCGCTACTTCGACAAGCACAGCATCGAGCCCCGCTTCGAGTTTGGGTTTGGGCTCAGCTACACCACATTCACCTTGAGCAATTTGCGAGTCACACCCCGGAAGAACAAATCGGCGCTGCCTGCCCCTCGCCCGAGTCCTGCGGCGGAACCACCCAGCTATCCAACCACCATCCCCTCCAAAGACGAAGCGCTCCTCCCGGCCGGGTTCCGCAAACTCGACAAGTATATCTACCCCTATCTCTCGCCGGAGGATGAGATCGAGACGGGAGCGTATCCGTACCCCGACGGGTACGACACGGTGCAACcgccgagcggcgccggcggcgacgaaggcggcAACCCTGATCTGTGGGCCATCTACGTCGACGTTGCCGTGGACGTGAAGAACGACGGGCCGGTCGCGGGTGCGGTGGTCCCGCAGCTGTATCTGGAGTATCCCGCCAAGGAAGGCGTCGACTTCCCGGTCAGGGTGCTTCGGGGCTTCGACAAGGTGTATCTCAACCCCGGCGAGATCAAGACGGTGCACTTCGGCCTCACGAGGCGCGATCTCAGCTACTGGGACGTCATGGAGCAGAATTGGGTCATGGTCACCGAGGGCCAATATACGTTCAGGGTCGGGCAGAGCTCGCGGGATTTGGTGCTGGATGGCAAGTGGTGA